One window from the genome of Nicotiana sylvestris chromosome 9, ASM39365v2, whole genome shotgun sequence encodes:
- the LOC138878068 gene encoding secreted RxLR effector protein 161-like, giving the protein MSMKGELNFFLGLQVKQSSKGTFICQQKYTRELLKRFDMEASKVIDTPIARTTRLDMDETGSPVNQTMYRAIIGSLLYLTVNKLDVVFSVGLCTRFQSNPKESHLKAATRILRYLQGTQDLVLYYPSSNILNLIGFADVDYAGYLVDRKSTFGMAHFLGSCLISWGTRKQNSAALSTAEVEYVAAASWCAQLL; this is encoded by the coding sequence atgagcatgaagggggaactgaacttcttcttgggtcttcaagtaaaacagtccTCAAAGGGTACATTtatttgtcagcaaaaatacacTAGAGAGCTCTTGAAGCgttttgacatggaagcatcaaaagtgataGATACTCCCATTGCGAGGaccactcgactggacatggatgaaactggatctcctgtgaatcaaaccatgtatagagccatcattgggtctcttctctatctcacTGTCAACAAACTTGATGTTGTCTTCAGTGTGGGGCTATGtacaaggtttcaatcaaatcccaaggaatctcatttgaaAGCTGCCACAAGAATTCTGAGATACCTTCaaggaacacaggacctggtTCTTTATTATCCCTCAAGTAACATTTTAAATCTCATTGGATTTGCTGATGtagactatgcaggttatcttgtggacaggaaaagcacttTTGGAATGGCTCACTTTCTAGGATCATGTCTTATCTCCTGGGGaacaaggaagcaaaattcagcggctctttcaacagctgaagtAGAATATGTAGCTGCAGCATCCTGGTGTGCTCAACTTCTATAG